The following nucleotide sequence is from Devosia salina.
CCGAGACCGGTCATGACCGGGGTGATCATTGGTGTTGCGATCGGCGTCAGGCCGAGATTGGCCGCAATCGGCATGGGGGCCAGGACCAGCGCGATGTCGAAATGACCCAGAGCCGTACGGTCACGGATATTGGCCCAGGAGGTTTCCCGGGTGAGGCTGAGGGAAAATCCCTCGTCCTCGGCAAAGCCCAGCTCATGGGCCAGCACGAGCAGCACGCTGTCGAGCAGGGGGAGAAAGCCGGCGGTAAGGTGGGGACGGGACATGGCGTTTCCTATGGCCCAAGCAGGTTGGCGGCGGTGATGAGGCTTTGGGCAATGTCCACCAGCCGACGGTTCTGGTTCATGGCGGTCTTGCGCAGCAGGGCGTAGGCTTCGGGCTCTCCCAGGCCCTTGGTCTTCATCAATATGCCCTTGGCCTGATCGATGATCTTGCGCTCTTCAAGCGCGCTGCGCGCCTCCTCCAGTTCGCGCGTCAGCCGGGAAAAGGCATTGAAGCGCGAGATCGCCATGTCGAGGATCGGCTTGACGCGCTCCTTCTTGAGGCCGTCCACCACATAGGCGGAGACGCCCGCCTCGACGGCCTTCTCGATCATGGCGCCATCCGAGCGGTCGACGAACATGGCGATCGGGCGCTGGATGGCCCGGCTCAGCGAAAAGAAATGCTCGAGCGTATCGCGCTTGGGATTCTCGAGGTCGATGAAGATGACGTCGGGCGGAGTCTGCGAGATGGTGCGGCCAACCTCGTTGACGTCATGGATCACGGCTACCCGCACATATCCTGCCTCGCGCAGGCCCTCCTCGATGATCGAGGCGCGAATGCGGTTCTCGTCGATGATCAGGATGGACAGGTCAGGGTTCGCCATTGCCGGCACTTATGCTTGTGCTCACAAAAAGCGCAAGTGCCGAAAATGCACGTTTCCGATGCAAAATTGCTTGCGGTTGACCTATGCGGCAGGCGGAAAGGGGCTACTTGACCTCGTTTCGCCAGCTGAACTGGGGCGAATAGCCCAGCATGCGCTTGGCCTTGTCGATGGACAGCAGTGTGCCGTTGGTCGAGATGTTGCCCTTCTGCTCGACACCGGGAAACACCTCGGCGAGGAGCGAGATATTGGATCGCGACATCACTGAGTCCGCATTGGCGATGATGAACGCCTCAAAGCCCTTGAAATCGGCCTGGATGGCGCGCCGCACCGCCTGGGCGCCGTCGCGCGCGTCGATATAGGCCCAGAGGTTCCACTTGCGCTTGCGCGGGTCGCTGTCGAAGCCGGGAAAGGCCTTGTAGTCCTCTGGATACATGACGTTGGAAAAGCGCAGGCCCACCATGCGCAGCTCCGGGTCCCAGCGGCAGAACTGGGCGGCCATGGTCTCATCGAGCAGCTTGCCCAGCGAATAGGCGCTTTCCGGGCGGGGAAAATACTCCTCGTCGACCGGCGCATAGGGCGGCGGATTGTCGAAGGGCAGGCCCAGCACGGTCTCGCTGGACGCAAAGACCACATTCTTGATGCCGGCCAGGCGACAGGCCTCGAACACGTTGTAGCTGGAGGTGACGTTGTTCGAGAGCGTGCGCGCATTGGCGGCAAGGCCCGGTGCGGGAATGGCTGCCAGATGCACCACGGCGTCGAAGGGGCCGCCCCGTTCATCAACGCCACCCAGGATGGCTCCGGCGACCTCGCCGAAATTGGTCAGGTCGATGCGCACGCTCGGGCAGATCGGCTCGGGCAGGGCCTGCTGGTCGATGTTGAGGACCTCATAGCCATGCTCGACCAGGTCGCGCAAAACCGCCCGCCCCAGCTTTCCACTCCCACCCGTCACCAGAACCTTGGCCATTCGAACCTCCTCTATTTCCACGCGAATTTGTCACGGATTGCCTGTGCTGCCAACAGGCGCGGCGGGTTTTCGCGGGTTAACAAATGATGAACGGCGGCCTCAGCGGCGGTTCAAGCGGGTGGGCGCAAAACCTCGCTCAAGGCCGGTGCAGCGCATCGGCAGGCGGCCGGACAACCGGTCGCGTCATCACCATTGAGGAGTTATGGAAATGATCAAGTTCACCACCCTTGCCCTGCTCGCAGGCCTTGCCACCGTCTCGTCGGTTGGGCCCAGCGCCGCCCAGTTCCTGGCCGCCAATATTCCCGGCGGCCCCAACAATCCCAGCCCCAGCGTCGAGCATAACTGCGCCGACGAGATGGGTTTCATGCGCCGTGTAAGTGCTTCTGAAATCACGGCAATTCGCGACCGCAGCATCTGGCTCCAGCCGGTGTGCGAGGACTTGACGGTCTGGGGCAAGAACAATTACGGGACGCTGTTCCTGAACGGAAATGTCAATGTTCTGCGCCAGCCGATCGCCCGCAATCCCAAGCTGATGAGCGCGCTGCGTGCCAAGGGATATGACCAGCACGACGTGGTTTCGCTGCGCTTTGGCGGCGGCAACAGCGTCATCCTCTATGTCCATCAGCGGGACATGAACTGAGCCCGGCGCGCTCCTGGCCCCCGAGAATGAACGCTATCTGAACGGCGGACTCAGCGCCGGTTCAATCCCGGGGTGCCATTGTGCATCCAACAACAGGAAATCCGAGGGCATTGGAAATGAACAAGGCACAGGAAAAGGTTCTGGTCGCGGCGCTGTGCGGCCTCATCATCACCACCGCCGCCGGCTTTGCGGTCCAGCCGGCCATGGCCGCCGGCTACCAGGTCGACACGCTGGCCCAGGTCAGTGGCGTGGCGCAGTGGGATCATCTCAATGTCCGCAAATGGCCCGCCAGCTATTCCCAGAAGGTTGGCGCCTTCACCCCCGGCCTGCATGTCTGGGTCGAGCGCTGCATCGAGGTCGAGAACAGCTCCGACTGGTGCCTGGTCGAGCGCGGCGACACCAAGGGCTGGGTCAATTCCCGCTTTCTCACACCAGTTTCCGACTGGGACATCTGATCCCGGTCGTCTCTGTTCAGTACTGCGTACCTCCTACCCATGCATGTTGACTTTTCCGGTCCTCGGTTGTTCGTGGTGAACAGCCAGGACCGGAGTTTTTTCATATGGATGCCAATCCCATTCTCGCCGAGGCCGTGCGCGGCAACTGGGTGGAAAACCGCCATCGCGGCGCCCTCATCATTGTCGATGCGGATGGCGGCGTGATCGCTTCCGGCGGCGATGTGAACCGGCCGATCTTTCCCCGGTCCGCCATCAAATCCATGCAGGCATTGGCGATTTTCGACCGGCATGCCATCGACCGTTTTCACCATACGCCCGAGGAACTGGCCCTGGCCTGTGCGTCGCATCACGGCGAGGACGAGCATGTGAGCAATGTCGACCACTTCCTCACGCGCATGGGCCTGTCTGCGGCCGATCTCGAATGCGGCGCGCATATGCCCACCAATGGCAAGGCGCGCGATGCCCTGCGCGCGGCCGGGCGCGACCCGAGCCCGCTGCACAACAATTGCTCGGGCAAGCATTCGGGCATGCTCAGCGTGGCACTGGCCATGGGCGTTCCGACCCACGGCTATGTCGAGCGGGAACACGATGTGCAGCGCGCGGTGCGGGCCGCGGTGGAATATGTGATCGGCGAGGACCTCACCGAAGATCGCTGCGGCACCGATGGCTGTTCGATCCCCACCTGGGCCGCGCCGCTGCGCGCCTGGGCCCGCGGCTTTGCCCGGATGGCGACGGGCAGAGGCCTCGATGCCGGCCACGCGCAGGGCGCGCAAATGCTCTTTGACGCCGCGACCAGCCATCCGCATCTGGTGGCGGGAACGGGACATCTGGATACGCTGGTGATGGAGGCCTTCCTGGGCCGCGTCATGCAGAAGGGCGGGGCCGAGGGCGTGCAATGCGGCGCCATCCGCGACAAGGGCTGGGGCTACGCGCTCAAATGCGACGACGGCAATATGGCGGCCAGCCACGCCATGGTCGCAGCGTTGCTGCTCCGCCATGCCGACCCGGACGCGAACCAGAAAGCGGTGCTGGAGCAATTCGCGCGTCAGCCGATCCGCAATGTGCGCGGCAACGTGGTCGGCGAGATGCGCGCAACTTAATATTTTTAATATCGCGGGAACGCCGAGGCGCCTATTTCCATTGTTTGCCTCGGCCAAACCGGATGGACCATGCCGCAAACGACAAGGCGCTGGATGCTGCGCGAAAGCACCGCAGTGTTGCACCAGGCCGTCGATGGCGCAGTGGGACAATTTTCAGACATGGCAGGATATCGGCGCTATCTCAGGGCGCTGAGCCTGTTCCGCTTGCCCCTTGAGAGGCGGTGGGCGGAGATGGACTGGCCGGCCGCGCTGCTGGGCTGGCGGCCCACGGCCGTGGCCGCATCGATCGAACAGGATCTCGATGATCTGAGCCTGGAACCGGTTGCGGTGACAGCCAGCGATGGGTTGTCGGACACAGCGGACCTGCTGGGCATGTTCTATGTGGTCCAGGGGGCAACACTGGGTGCGCAGATCCTGCTTGGCCGCGCACTGGAACTGGGCCTGACGCGCGACTACGGCGCCCGGCACCTGTCGGTTCAGGCCGACGGGCTCGCCAACTGGCGCAGCTTTCTCGAAGTGCTGGAATCCGCACCCGATATCGACATGAACCGGGTGGTTTCGGCCAGCCAATCCACCTTCCAACGGGCCGAGATTGCCTTCAAGAGCAGCCACGCATGACGACTGAACAGACGGTCGACCTGACCAATTGCGACAGGGAACCGATCCATATTCCGGGCAGTATCCAGCCCCATGGCGCGCTGCTGGCGCTTGATCCCGGCCTCTCGACGGTGCAGCGCCATTCCGCCAATGCACTCGACATGCTGGGGCTCAACGGCGACCCCAACGGCGCCACGCTCGAACTGGTGCTGGGCGGAGCCTTGACCCACAGCCTGCGCAACGCATTGGCCACCTCGGGCGAAGTGGAACGGCCGGCACTGCTCATCGACCAGCAAATGCCCGGAGGCGGTCGGTTCGACATTGCGATCCACCGGTATCTCTCCGCTGTGATCGTCGAGTTCGAGCCGCATGACGACACGGTCCGTGACCAGCCGCTGCAATTGGCGCGCACCATGATTTCGCGCATTTCCGGTCTCGATGACATCGACCTCCTGACCCGGCAGACCGCACGCATCGTGCGCGGCCTGCTCGGCTATGACCGGGTGATGATCTACCGCTTCGAACCCGACGGTTCCGGCAAGGTGGTGAGCGAGGCCAGACGCCCCGAGCTGGAAAGTTTCCTCGGCCAGTATTTCCCGGCCAGCGACATTCCCCAGCAGGCGCGCGCGCTTTATCTCAAGAACACCATCCGCGTCATTTCCGATGCCGGGTTCCGCCCCGTTGCGCTGGTGCCGGAACTGGACGGAGCGGGCCAGCCACTTGATCTGAGCCTGGCGCATCTGCGCAGCGTCTCCCCGATCCATTGCGAATATCTGCGCAATATGGGGGTCTCGGCATCGATGTCGGTGTCGATCATCGTCGACGGCCAGCTTTGGGGCATGATCGCCTGCCACCATTATGCGCCCAAGGTGCTGCCCATGCCCTTGCGGGTGGCCACCGAGATGTTCGGCGATTTCCTATCGTTGCATCTGGGGTCGCTGCGCCAGCGGCGCCAATTGGACACGACCGCGAGGACGCGTGCCTATCTGGAACGGGTCCACCAGTTGGCAAGCGGCCGGGACGTATCCGAGCTGCTGCATGAACAGGTCCAAGAACTGGGCAAACTGATCCCCAATGACGGGTTCGGACTGTATTTGCACGGCAAGTGGACGGCGTTCGGCAGCACCCCGCCTGAGGGCGAGATCGAGCAGATTGCAGACCTGGTGGGCGCGCTGGCGGATAACCGGGTTTGGTCCAGCCATGCATTGCAGACGCTTTACCCGGCCGCTGTCGGCTTTTCCGCCGATGCGGCAGGTGTGCTGGCCATTCCACTCTCTCAACTGCCGCGAGACTATCTGTTCTTTTTCCGGCGCGAAGTGCTGCAGACCCTCAACTGGGCCGGAAATCCGGAAAAATCCTATGAGACCGGTCCCTTGGGCGACCGGCTGACGCCCCGCAAGAGCTTCGCCATCTGGAAGGAAACCGTGCATGGACAGGCCGAACCCTGGTCCGACAGCGACCGGGAAGTGGCCGAGGCGATGCGCGCCTCTATCGTCGAGGTGCTGCTGCGCCACAACGAATTGATGGCTGACGAGCGCGCCAAGGCCGATGTGCGCCAGCGCATGCTCAACGAGGAACTCAATCACCGCGTCAAGAACATCCTGGCGGTGATCAAGTCGCTGGTGGGGCAACCCGTGCAGGACGGGCGCAGCCTCAAGGATTATGTGGCGACGCTAAAGGGGCGCATCCAGGCGCTTGCCATTGCGCATGACCAGGTGATCCGGGGCGACGGCGGGGGGCGGCTTTCCGACCTCTTGCAGGCCGAACTCAGCCCTTATCGGTCAGCCAATAACACTGTTTTCCTCGGAGGGCCGGACGCCTGGCTGGATGCAAGGGCGTTCTCGGTGATGGCGCTGGTGACCCACGAACTGGCGACCAATGCCGCCAAATATGGCGCATTGTCCTGCGCTGGTGGGCGGCTTGAGGTGCGATGGCAGATGGAGCCTGACGGCAGTTGCAGGCTGGAATGGGTGGAAAGGGGCGGCCCCGAGGTGACGCCACCAAACCGGACCGGCTTTGGCACGGCGCTGCTGGACCGAAGCATTCCATTCGAACTGGGCGGCACCAGCGTCATTGACTATGCGCCAGATGGCCTGGTGGGGCGCTTCACGCTGCCCGGGCGACACTTGCGGGGCGGCGCGACCCCCTCGCCAGTTGGCCAGGATGCGCCGGTTACGCCGGGCGGGCGGGAATTGCTGCCGGCCGATCTCGACGTGCTGCTGCTGGAAGACCAGATGCTGATCGCCATGGATGTGGAAGCCATGTTCGCCGATCGGGGCTTTGAAAAGGTGACGGCAGTCAACACCATGGGCGAGGCCCTGCGCCGCATCGAGACCAGTCCGCCCGATATTGCCGTCCTCGACGTCAATCTCGGATCGGAGACCTCCTTGCCTGTGGCAGAGAAAATGCTTGGGCTCGCCATCCCCTTCATCTTTGCCACCGGCTATGGCGAAGGCGGGATGCTTCCCGACACCATGGCGCATGTGCCGGTGGTGCGAAAGCCCTATGAAATCGGCGCTCTGCTGGCCGCCATGGTGAAGGCCCGCCGTTCGGTCCGGCCTGCAGGATAGGTTGGCCATTCCGGTGATTGCCGACCGCTTTGGCTTGTTCGCGGCGCGCCGCGACGGCTATAAGCGGAGGCAACAACGGACCAACAGGTGATGCGGCATGCTCGTGGACGGCAAGATCTTTTTGGGCGTGAGCGACCGGCCGGAATATCTCAATCTCAAATATGCCAACCGTCACGGGTTGATTACCGGCGCCACCGGTACCGGCAAGACGGTCAGCCTGCAGGTCCTTGCCGAGGGGTTTTCCGCCGCGGGCGTGCCGGTCTTTGCCGCCGACATCAAAGGTGACCTGTCGGGCGTGTCCAGGATGGGCCAGGCCAAGGACTGGCAGACCAGACGGGCCGAGGAAATCGGGTTCACCGAATTTCAGGATGACGTCTATCCGGTGATCTTCTGGGACCTGTTCGGCGCGCAGGGTCATCCGGTCCGCGCCACCATCTCCGAAATGGGTCCGGTGCTCCTGAGCCGTATCCTTGATCTCAACGACACCCAGGAAGGCGTGCTCAATATCGCCTTCCGCGTCGCCGACGAGGAAGGCCTGCTGCTGCTCGACCTCAAGGACCTGCGGGCGCTGCTGGTGGATATCCAGGAACGGGCGCGGGAAATCTCGGGCCGCTACGGCAATGTCACCACCGCCTCGATCGGCGCCATCCAGCGGGCGCTGCTGGTGCTGGAACAGCAGGGGGCGGACAATTTCTTCGGGGAGCGGGCCCTCAGCATTGCCGATTTGATGCGCACCGACACGGATGGCAAGGGCTATGTGTCGATCCTCGCCGCCGACCAGCTGATGCAGGCGCCACGGCTCTACGCCACGTTCCTGCTCTGGCTGCTGTCCGAACTGTTCGAGGAACTGCCCGAGGTGGGCGATCCGGACAAGCCGAAACTGGTCTTCTTCTTCGACGAGGCGCATCTTCTGTTCGATGACGCGCCCAAGGCGCTGATCGACAAGGTTGAGCAGGTGGTCAAGCTCATCCGCTCCAAGGGCGTCGGCGTCTATTTCGTCACCCAGAACCCGGTTGATATTCCCGAAAGCGTGCTGGCCCAGCTCGCCAATCGGGTCCAGCACGCCCTGCGCGCCTATACGCCGCGCGAGCAAAAGGCGGTGCGCGTCGCGGCCGAGACATTCCGGCCCAATCCGGCCTTTTCGACCGAGGAGGCGATCACCCAGCTCGGCATCGGCGAGGCGCTGGTGTCGGTGCTGGAGGACAAGGGCGTGCCCTCGATAGTGGGGCGCACCTTCATTCGCCCGCCCTCGGCGCAGGTGGGGCCGATCTCCCCGGCCGAGCGCGACGCGACGCTGGCCAATTCGCCGGTTGGCGGGCTCTATGACACGGTGCTCGACCGCGAATCCGCCTTCGAGGTGCTGCACAGGAGGGCGCGGGACAAGCAGCTCGCCGACGAGCGGACCGAATATGAGGCGCAGCGGCGCGAAGAAGCCGAGGCATTGGCCAAGGAAAGGGCGCGGGCCGAAAAGGCAGCCGCGCCACGTCGCAGCACGCGCCAATCGCCAACCGAGGCCGCGATGAACTCCTTCGCGCGAACCGTAGCCAATACGCTGGGGCGCGAACTGGTACGCGGCATTCTGGGTGGGCTGACGGGGCGGCGGCGCTGATGGTCGGGTCCATGCAATCGCCGCTGACCGTCGCCATTTTTGCCTCGGACAGGGGGCCCGGCGACCCGGAACGCGCCAGCCTGATGGGCGAAGTGGGGCGCGTGTTTGCGCGCAAGGGCGCGCGCATGCTGTGCCTGGCCGAGAACGCGGTCTTGCCGGTGCCCCTGATCACCGCGGCCCGGACGGCCGGGGGCACGGTGGAGATCGTCGCCGATGCCAGCATCGTGCTACCGCAGGCGCTGACCGGCGTGCCGATCACCGTGCTGCCCGACCAGGCCGAGCGCCTGGCGTTTCTCGCCCGCTCCAGTGTCGCCTTCGTGGCGCTGCCCGGCTCGCTGGCCTCGATATCCGCGCTCTTCGGCGCCTGGGCGGCGGGCAATGTGCGGCCCGTGGTGATGCTCAATCGTCACCGCGCCTTCGAGGTTGTCAGGGGGTTTGCCGCCGATGTGCTGGCCGCCTCGGTGTCGCATCACGACCGCAACATCCAGTTCGCCGACTCGGTCGAGGATTTGTGGAACAAGGTCGTCTGGGTCAGCGAGCAGAAGCGGTAGGGCGCGCCGGGCAGACGTACCGGGTCGACAGGTGAGGGGTCAGGCCAGGGGGCCGAGATCTGGGCGCTTGGCGCGGCGGTCGGGGAAGAGCGGCACGACATTGTCGGTATAGCGGCGGGCCGGATGCGGCTCGGTGGTGCGGGCGGGCACGCGGTTGCGGCGCTCGGGGCCGCGATAGCCGAAGCCCAGGGCGCCGATGACGCTGCGGTTGAGCAGGCGCGCCTGCACCCGCTGCAGCAGATGGCGCGGCGACATCGGCTTGACCACCACTTCGTCGATGCCGGCGCTGATCGCCTGCTGGCGCATCGGCGGGGTGATCGCGCGGGTGAGCGCAATGACCGGCAATTCGCGGGACACGAAGCTGGGATCAAGGCGAATGGCCTCGACCATTTCATAGGCCGGACGGCCCTCGCGGTCGAAATCGACCACCAGCATGTCGAGCGGGGCGATGCGCATATAGGCAAAGAGCTCGGCTTCGCTGTCGAAAGGACGGACGCGCAGGCGCGAGTCGCTCGCCAGCACCATGGTCAGCACGGCGCTCAGGGCCGGATTTGCGGCCAGAATGGCGATGGTTTTGCCTGGAACGGTCACGACGGCCCCTCTTATCGTTAAGGCTTCGTTAACATGCCTCAACGGGGGAATGAAGGGTGCGGTTCCGGTTCGGCGAAATCGGCTGCGGAAAAACAAAACCCGCCGGGCCAGGGGCCGGCGGGTTCGATGGGCAGGAGAGGCCGTGCGCCGCGATCAGGCGGTGGCTTCCTCATAGAGCTTTTCGACATGCTCCCAGTTCACCAGATTGTCGAACCAGGCTTCGAGATATTTCGGGCGGGCATTGCGATAATCGATGTAATAGGAGTGCTCCCACACATCGACGCCGAGCAGCGGAATGCCGCCATGGACCAGCGGCGATTCGCCATTGGGGGTCTTGGTGACCGAGAGCTTGCCCGCCTTGTGGTCGAAGCTCAGCCAGGCCCAGCCCGAACCGAACTGGGTGGTGCCGGCGGCGATGAAGTCGGTGCGGAACTTGTCGAAGCCGCCCAGATCCTCGTCGATCTTGGCCGCCAGCTTGCCCGGCAGCTTGTTGCCGCCGCCATTGGGCTTCATCCAGTTCCAGAAATGGACATGGTTGTAGTGCTGGCCGGCATTGTTGAAGAGGCCGGCATTCTTGCCATAGCTCTCCTTGACGATGTCCTCGAGCGGCAGCACTTCCAGGCCCGAGCCTTCCAAAAGCTTTTCGCCATTGGTGACATAGGCCTGGTGGTGCTTGTCATGGTGATATTCGAGCGTTTCGGCCGACATGTAGGGGCCCAGCGCATCATAGGCATAGGGCAGGGGCGGCAGGGTGAACTTGGTGGTCATGGTAGCCTCCGTTCTTGGAAAGGTTTGACGCTGGCGGGAACCGGCTATTCGTTGGCGTTTATAGGCTTTTGGGTCTGTCGCAACAATGACGGTGAAGGAACTAACCGTCCAATCCTGCTGACTTTATTGCAAAGGCATAGCACTGGGCGGTTTCCTTGAGGCGGTCAAAGCGGCCGGACGCCCCGGCATGGCCCGCCCCCATATTGGTCTTGAGATACAATGGCGCGTCGCCGCTCTTGGTTGCCCGAAGCTTGGCAACCCATTTGGCGGGCTCCCAATAGGTGACGCGTGGATCGGTCAGCCCGGCCAGTGCGAAGATGGGCGGATAGGCCTGGGCCGAAACCGCCTCATAGGGCGCATAGGCCGCGATGCGGTGGTAATCCTCGGGCGAGGTGATGGGATTGCCCCATTCGGGCCATTCGGGCGGGGTGAGCGGCAGGGTGTCGTCGAGCATGGTGTTGAGCACGTCCACGAACGGCACCTGTGCGATGACGCCGCCCCAGAGGTCGGGCCGAAGATTGGCGATGGCGCCCATCAGCATGCCACCGGCCGAACCGCCCTGGGCGATGATCCGGCCCTTCTTCGTGTAACCCTCGGCGATGAGCATCTCGGCTGCGGCGATGAAGTCGGAGAAGCTGTTGGGCTTGTGCTCGCGCCGGCCATGGCGGTACCAGCGATAGCCCTTTTCCATGCCGCCGCGGATATGGGCGATGGCATAGACGAAGCCGCGATCCACCAGCGAGAGCACCGAGACCGAGAAGGATGCGGGCATCGACATGCCATAGGCGCCATAGCCGTAGAGGAGGGCAGGGTTGGAGCCGTCGCGCGCGGTTCCCTTGCGGTAGAGCAGGGTCACCGGCACCTGCTCGCCATCGGGCGCGGTTGCAAACAGGCGCCTGGTTTCATAGTCGGCCGGATTGTGTCCCGAGGGCACTTCCTGGGTCTTGAGCAGGGTACGCTTGCCGGTTTCGAGATCGACATCGAACACCTGGCTGGGCGTTGTGGGCGAGGAATAGGTGAGGCGGAACACCGTCGTGTCGAACTCGTAGCCGGTCGACATGCCGAGCGAATAGGCCTCCTCGTCGAACCTGACGGTTTCTTCCTTGCCGGTCCGCAGGTCGCGGGCGACGATGCGCGGCAGGCCATCCTCACGCTCGAGACGCAGCATGTGGTTCTTGAGCAAGGCGACATCGAGGATCAGCACGCCCTCGCGATGCGGGACGAGGTCCGTCCAGTTCTCGGCCGCCGGGGTGTGAACCGGGGCAGTAACGATCTTGTAGTCCTCGGCCCCATCGGCATTGGTGCGGATATAAAGGACGCCATCGCGCTCATCGACCTCATATTCGCGGTCTATCAGGCGTGGGGCCACAAGGCGCGGCTCGCCACCCTTTTCGGCGTCGATCAGCCGGACTTCGCTGGTCTGGTGGTCATGCGCATCGATGATGATGAACTTGTCCGACAGCGTCTTGCCGACGCCCACGAAGAAGCCGGGGTCCTTTTCCTCAT
It contains:
- a CDS encoding ANTAR domain-containing response regulator, with the protein product MANPDLSILIIDENRIRASIIEEGLREAGYVRVAVIHDVNEVGRTISQTPPDVIFIDLENPKRDTLEHFFSLSRAIQRPIAMFVDRSDGAMIEKAVEAGVSAYVVDGLKKERVKPILDMAISRFNAFSRLTRELEEARSALEERKIIDQAKGILMKTKGLGEPEAYALLRKTAMNQNRRLVDIAQSLITAANLLGP
- a CDS encoding NAD-dependent epimerase/dehydratase family protein; the encoded protein is MAKVLVTGGSGKLGRAVLRDLVEHGYEVLNIDQQALPEPICPSVRIDLTNFGEVAGAILGGVDERGGPFDAVVHLAAIPAPGLAANARTLSNNVTSSYNVFEACRLAGIKNVVFASSETVLGLPFDNPPPYAPVDEEYFPRPESAYSLGKLLDETMAAQFCRWDPELRMVGLRFSNVMYPEDYKAFPGFDSDPRKRKWNLWAYIDARDGAQAVRRAIQADFKGFEAFIIANADSVMSRSNISLLAEVFPGVEQKGNISTNGTLLSIDKAKRMLGYSPQFSWRNEVK
- a CDS encoding SH3 domain-containing protein, whose protein sequence is MNKAQEKVLVAALCGLIITTAAGFAVQPAMAAGYQVDTLAQVSGVAQWDHLNVRKWPASYSQKVGAFTPGLHVWVERCIEVENSSDWCLVERGDTKGWVNSRFLTPVSDWDI
- a CDS encoding asparaginase; this translates as MDANPILAEAVRGNWVENRHRGALIIVDADGGVIASGGDVNRPIFPRSAIKSMQALAIFDRHAIDRFHHTPEELALACASHHGEDEHVSNVDHFLTRMGLSAADLECGAHMPTNGKARDALRAAGRDPSPLHNNCSGKHSGMLSVALAMGVPTHGYVEREHDVQRAVRAAVEYVIGEDLTEDRCGTDGCSIPTWAAPLRAWARGFARMATGRGLDAGHAQGAQMLFDAATSHPHLVAGTGHLDTLVMEAFLGRVMQKGGAEGVQCGAIRDKGWGYALKCDDGNMAASHAMVAALLLRHADPDANQKAVLEQFARQPIRNVRGNVVGEMRAT
- a CDS encoding biliverdin-producing heme oxygenase — its product is MPQTTRRWMLRESTAVLHQAVDGAVGQFSDMAGYRRYLRALSLFRLPLERRWAEMDWPAALLGWRPTAVAASIEQDLDDLSLEPVAVTASDGLSDTADLLGMFYVVQGATLGAQILLGRALELGLTRDYGARHLSVQADGLANWRSFLEVLESAPDIDMNRVVSASQSTFQRAEIAFKSSHA
- a CDS encoding HWE histidine kinase domain-containing protein → MTTEQTVDLTNCDREPIHIPGSIQPHGALLALDPGLSTVQRHSANALDMLGLNGDPNGATLELVLGGALTHSLRNALATSGEVERPALLIDQQMPGGGRFDIAIHRYLSAVIVEFEPHDDTVRDQPLQLARTMISRISGLDDIDLLTRQTARIVRGLLGYDRVMIYRFEPDGSGKVVSEARRPELESFLGQYFPASDIPQQARALYLKNTIRVISDAGFRPVALVPELDGAGQPLDLSLAHLRSVSPIHCEYLRNMGVSASMSVSIIVDGQLWGMIACHHYAPKVLPMPLRVATEMFGDFLSLHLGSLRQRRQLDTTARTRAYLERVHQLASGRDVSELLHEQVQELGKLIPNDGFGLYLHGKWTAFGSTPPEGEIEQIADLVGALADNRVWSSHALQTLYPAAVGFSADAAGVLAIPLSQLPRDYLFFFRREVLQTLNWAGNPEKSYETGPLGDRLTPRKSFAIWKETVHGQAEPWSDSDREVAEAMRASIVEVLLRHNELMADERAKADVRQRMLNEELNHRVKNILAVIKSLVGQPVQDGRSLKDYVATLKGRIQALAIAHDQVIRGDGGGRLSDLLQAELSPYRSANNTVFLGGPDAWLDARAFSVMALVTHELATNAAKYGALSCAGGRLEVRWQMEPDGSCRLEWVERGGPEVTPPNRTGFGTALLDRSIPFELGGTSVIDYAPDGLVGRFTLPGRHLRGGATPSPVGQDAPVTPGGRELLPADLDVLLLEDQMLIAMDVEAMFADRGFEKVTAVNTMGEALRRIETSPPDIAVLDVNLGSETSLPVAEKMLGLAIPFIFATGYGEGGMLPDTMAHVPVVRKPYEIGALLAAMVKARRSVRPAG
- a CDS encoding helicase HerA-like domain-containing protein, giving the protein MLVDGKIFLGVSDRPEYLNLKYANRHGLITGATGTGKTVSLQVLAEGFSAAGVPVFAADIKGDLSGVSRMGQAKDWQTRRAEEIGFTEFQDDVYPVIFWDLFGAQGHPVRATISEMGPVLLSRILDLNDTQEGVLNIAFRVADEEGLLLLDLKDLRALLVDIQERAREISGRYGNVTTASIGAIQRALLVLEQQGADNFFGERALSIADLMRTDTDGKGYVSILAADQLMQAPRLYATFLLWLLSELFEELPEVGDPDKPKLVFFFDEAHLLFDDAPKALIDKVEQVVKLIRSKGVGVYFVTQNPVDIPESVLAQLANRVQHALRAYTPREQKAVRVAAETFRPNPAFSTEEAITQLGIGEALVSVLEDKGVPSIVGRTFIRPPSAQVGPISPAERDATLANSPVGGLYDTVLDRESAFEVLHRRARDKQLADERTEYEAQRREEAEALAKERARAEKAAAPRRSTRQSPTEAAMNSFARTVANTLGRELVRGILGGLTGRRR
- a CDS encoding response regulator — its product is MTVPGKTIAILAANPALSAVLTMVLASDSRLRVRPFDSEAELFAYMRIAPLDMLVVDFDREGRPAYEMVEAIRLDPSFVSRELPVIALTRAITPPMRQQAISAGIDEVVVKPMSPRHLLQRVQARLLNRSVIGALGFGYRGPERRNRVPARTTEPHPARRYTDNVVPLFPDRRAKRPDLGPLA
- a CDS encoding superoxide dismutase — encoded protein: MTTKFTLPPLPYAYDALGPYMSAETLEYHHDKHHQAYVTNGEKLLEGSGLEVLPLEDIVKESYGKNAGLFNNAGQHYNHVHFWNWMKPNGGGNKLPGKLAAKIDEDLGGFDKFRTDFIAAGTTQFGSGWAWLSFDHKAGKLSVTKTPNGESPLVHGGIPLLGVDVWEHSYYIDYRNARPKYLEAWFDNLVNWEHVEKLYEEATA